In the Colletotrichum lupini chromosome 1, complete sequence genome, one interval contains:
- a CDS encoding SH3 domain-containing protein has translation MGLHNPLPSSMASECKKCGKILTSFIDPRQAFSPDKIIPPSVLANAKGLAILTVLKAGFLGSGRFGSGLVVSRLPDGSWSAPSAIGTAGAGFGGQIGFELTDFVFILNDASAVKTFAQAGSLTLGGNVSIAAGPVGRNAEAAGAASLKSVAGIFSYSKTKGLFAGVSLEGSVIIERRDANEKLYGTRYTAAQILTGSVRSPPQAAPLMNILNSRAFNAGRTGQANDSMYNDIPVYDQGQGQDDWNGNNSREFGNNNRSSVFGGGDSGASEFGGPKRSSTWQDDVYDRPAGGGFGGVSRSNTGVSRSNTFASRGNDDYVYRDNPSPSYGLNDQKTGPPGRPAAPKPNFTGKAAMLKKNEAVALFTFDADQPGDLGFKKGDVITVLKKTESETDWWTGMIGTRHGIFPSNYVKMRE, from the exons ATGGGCCTCCACAACCCGCTCCCGTCGTCTATGGCGT CGGAATGCAAAAAGTGCGGCAAGATCCTGACGTCGTTTATCGACCCTCGTCAAGCCTTCAGCCCCGACAAGATCATTCCTCCCTCCGTCCTCGCCAACGCGAAG GGTCTTGCGATTCTCACCGTCCTCAAGGCCGGTTTCCTCGGTTCTGGCCGCTTCGGTAGCGGTCTTGTCGTCTCGCGACTTCCTGATGGATCATGGAGTGCGCCAAGCGCTATCGGCACGGCAGGTGCAGGATTTGGTGGACAGATTGGTTTTGAGTTAACCGACTTCGTCTTTATTCTGAACGATGCGAGTGCCGTCAAGACCTTCGCGCAGGCTGGTTCGCTTACGCTCGGTGGAAATGTTTCCATCGCCGCTGGTCCCGTGGGCCGCAACGCCGAGGCCGCCGGTGCCGCTTCCCTGAAGAGTGTTGCTGGTATATTCTCCTACTCCAAGACCAAGGGTCTTTTCGCCGGTGTTTCGCTGGAGGGCTCCGTGATCATCGAGCGCCGCGACGCCAACGAGAAGCTGTACGGCACCCGCTACACCGCCGCCCAGATCTTGACCGGCAGCGTCCGCTCCCCGCCCCAGGCCGCGCCCCTGATGAACATCCTCAACTCCCGCGCCTTCAATGCCGGCCGCACCGGTCAGGCTAACGACTCCATGTACAACGACATTCCCGTTTACGATCAGGGCCAGGGCCAGGACGATTGGAACGGCAACAACAGCCGAGAGTTTGGAAACAACAACCGCAGCAGTGTGTTTGGTGGTGGAGATAGTGGCGCCAGCGAGTTTGGAGGACCCAAGAGATCCAGCACATGGCAGGACGATGTCTATGATAGACCTGCTGGAGGCGGTTTCGGTGGAGTTTCGCGTTCCAACACTGGAGTCTCACGCTCCAACACATTTGCTTCAAGAGGCAATGACGACTACGTCTACAGAGACAACCCGTCGCCCAGCTACGGCCTCAACGACCAGAAGACGGGTCCTCCTGGTAGACCGGCTGCTCCCAAGCCGAACTTCACTGGCAAGGCGGCCATGCTCAAGAAGAACGAGGCTGTTGCGCTGTTCACATTCGATGCCGACCAGCCTGGTGATCTAGGATTCAAGAAGGGCGACGTTATCACGGTGCTGAAGAAGACCGAGAGTGAGACTGACTGGTG GACCGGCATGATCGGAACGAGACACGGCATCTTCCCCAGCAACTACGTGAAGATGCGTGAGTAA